A genomic stretch from Mesoplodon densirostris isolate mMesDen1 chromosome 3, mMesDen1 primary haplotype, whole genome shotgun sequence includes:
- the LOC132485966 gene encoding LOW QUALITY PROTEIN: ubiquitin carboxyl-terminal hydrolase 1-like (The sequence of the model RefSeq protein was modified relative to this genomic sequence to represent the inferred CDS: deleted 1 base in 1 codon), with protein sequence MPRVIPRESNRLSRGSPSKKPRRPLKFFQKKETKRALDFTDSQGNEEKTSEYRGSEIDQVIPAAQSSRVKCEKRKNLLPFVGLNNLGNTCYLNSILQVLYFCPGFKSGVKHLFNSISRKKEALKDEASQKAKGNCKGDSSVSFELICSLHSLIISVEQLQASFLLHPEKYTRKLATQPRRLLNTLRKLNPMYGGYLQHDAQEVLQCILGHIQETCHLLRKGVKNVAELSTKVEEKHQKEEMSGHNSMEMDSMRHSEDYKEKLPKVHGKRKSDTELGNMKRKVKVSKDHQSLKENQRQTRSKRKATVDSSDIPAKIIPQYISENDSARPSQKKSRVKRNRFKSTAKQPSIISKSFSLGKITTNQESKGPSKENECGLEEDMGKYENDNTADGCGLQSPGKNVMPVKEVKPINKGAEPIGFELVEKLFQGQLVIRTRCLECESLTERREEFQDVIVPVQEDELSKVEESPESSSEPKPDMKTLRWAISQFASVERIGGENKYFCENCHHYTEAERSLLFDAMPEVLTIHLKCFAASGLEFDCYGGGLSKINTPLLIPLKLSLEEWSTKPSKDSYGLFAVVMHSGITISSGHYTASVKVTDLNSLELDEENFVIDQTCEVGKPGPSNKEEARGVVKNYDDEEVSIRVSGNTQPSKVLNKKNVDTLGLLRGQKTQADYELFNKASHPDKAASAAFAENRNSETNNTNGTHESDRNKESNDQPGINMSDFENKISYAVQSLKGYEGKWLLFNDSQVKVTEEKDFLNSLSPSTSPTSTPYLLFYKKL encoded by the exons ATGCCCCGTGTCATACCTCGTGAAAGTAATAGGCTTTCAAGAGGTAGTCCCTCAAAAAAACCCAGACGTCCCTTGAAGTTTTTTCAGAAGAAGGAAACCAAGAGAGCCTTGGATTTCACAGATTctcaaggaaatgaagaa aaaacttctgAATACAGAGGATCTGAAATTGATCAAGTTATTCCTGCAGCACAGTCCTCACGTGTCAAatgtgagaagagaaaaaacttgTTACCGTTTGTGGGACTGAATAATCTCGGCAATACTTGTTATCTTAATAGTATACTTCAGGTATTATATTTTTGTCCTGGTTTTAAATCTGGAGTGAAGCACTTATTTAATAGtatttcaaggaagaaagaagcccTAAAAGATGAAGCCAGTCAAAAAGCTAAGGGAAATTGCAAAGGAGATTCTTCAGTAAGTTTTGAACTAATATGCAGCTTACATTCCTTGATCATTTCAGTCGAACAGCTTCAGGCTAGTTTTCTCTTACATCCAGAGAAATATACTCGTAAACTTGCTACTCAGCCAAGGCGACTACTTAACACACTCAGGAAACTCAACCCTATGTATGGAGGATATCTACAGCATGATGCACAGGAAGTATTACAGTGTATTTTGGGACACATTCAAGAAACATGCCACCTCCTaagaaaaggagtaaaaaatGTGGCAGAGTTATCTACTAAGgtagaagaaaaacatcagaaagaggaaatgagtGGCCATAACAGCATGGAGATGGACAGTATGAGGCATTCTGAAGACTATAAAGAAAAACTGCCaaaagtacatgggaaaagaaaaagtgacactGAACTTGGTAACATGAAGAGAAAAGTTAAAGTCTCTAAGGACCACCAGTctttgaaagaaaaccagagacaaaccagatcaaaaagaaaagctacaGTTGATTCATCAGATATTCCTGCTAAAATAATCCCCCAGTACATTTCTGAAAATGACAGTGCAAGACCCTCACAAAAGAAATCAAGAGTTAAAAGAAACCGGTTCAAGTCTACAGCCAAGCAACCCAGCATTATTTCTAAATCCTTTAGTCTGGGTAAAATAACAACCAACCAAGAATCCAAAGGAccatctaaagaaaatgaatgtggTCTTGAAGAGGACATGGGGAAGTATGAGAATGATAATACAGCTGATGGTTGTGGACTTCAATCTCCAGGGAAGAATGTTATGCCTGTTAAGGAAGTTAAGCCCATcaacaaaggtgcagagccaaTTGGTTTTGAGCTGgtggagaaattatttcaaggtCAGCTGGTAATAAGGACTCGTTGCTTAGAATGTGAAAGtttaacagaaagaagagaagagtttCAAGACGTCATCGTACCAGTGCAAGAAGATGAGCTTTCCAAAGTAGAGGAGAGTCCTGAAAGTTCTTCAGAGCCAAAACCAGACATGAAGACCCTGAGATGGGCAATTTCCCAGTTTGCTTCAGTGGAGAGGAttggaggagaaaataaatatttctgtgaaaattgccatcaTTATACTGAAGCTGAACGAAGTCTTTTGTTTGACGCAATGCCTGAAGTTCTAACTATTCATTTGAAGTGCTTTGCTGCTAGTGGCTTGGAGTTTGATTGTTATGGTGGTGGACTTTCCAAGATCAACACTCCTTTACTGATACCCCTTAAACTGTCACTAGAAGAATGGAGCACAAAGCCAAGCAAGGACAGCTATGGATTATTTGCAGTTGTGATGCATAGTGGCATTACAATTAGTAGCGGGCATTATACTGCTTCTGTGAAAGTCACTGACCTTAACAGTTTAGAACTAGATGAGGAAAATTTTGTGATCGACCAAACGTGTGAAGTAGGTAAGCCAGGACCATCGAACAAGGAGGAAGCAAGGGGTGTGGTCAAAAACTATGACGATGAAGAAGTGTCGATTAGAGTCAGTGGAAATACCCAGCCAAGTAAAGTTTtgaacaaaaaaaatgtagacactCTTGGACTTCTCAGAGGACAAAAGACTCAAGCAGATTATGAGTTATTCAACAAAGCATCTCATCCTGATAAAGCTGCCAGTGCAGCATTTGctgaaaatagaaattctgagaCTAACAATACTAATGGGACCCATGAATCTGATAGAAACAAGGAATCCAATGACCAACCAGGCATTAACATgagtgattttgaaaacaaaatttcatatgcagtgcaAAGCTTAAAGGGGTATGAGGGGAAGTGGTTGCTTTTTAATGATTCTCAAGTGAAAGTTactgaagagaaggactttttgaattctctttccccttctacaTCTCCTACATCTACTCCTTACTtgctattttataagaaattatag